In the Aulosira sp. FACHB-615 genome, one interval contains:
- a CDS encoding eIF2A-related protein: MNTFEIIIQRKSGDSWPIVVEYSRPGTLLPLRAEGNLQLKETDLQQQISLLGQPQKYGILLGKALFQDEIRDAFTAAIRESEDCLRVLLFIEAVDKELRTLRWERLCAPLDEGWQMLALDQRVPFSLYIPATTDRRFPPIGRRDLRALILVASPSDSQKYQLDLFDVEGTVKSVRSALGDIPSDVLATVDGAMGLPTLDELCTHLTDRTKQYTLLHFVSHGKLLDNGETVLYWSKADNTVEPVTATRLLDRLRLLRGAKGLPHFTFLCTCESAHPDAEAGLGGLGQRLVRDLGMPAVVAMTEKVSVKTAQALAEHFYKQLHESGEVDKALQEAAASLAERYDVTVPALFSRLGGRPLFSDQLDRDLTAAEIEFGLKQLEKLLLERSPTLYPKLHNPSQKLTDTFGTDITTLSPQTKQEREQSLVEVNNLALEVLDLSFNAVALNKQLPAYDSRCPFLGLYPFRQQNREFFFGREQLITQLQQKLSEHNFLAVLGASGSGKSSVVLAGLIPTLQEKQPDLVLAYLTPNNNPSEQLQASLSAVQNQPSIIVVDQFEELFTLCSDETQRQEFIQKLLSLTQQQPVIVTMRADFWGECATYRPLKELMESHQKLIGPMDSAELRKAMELQAAQVGLRFEAGLSNNILDDVQGEPGAMPLLQHALLELWKRRHGRWLRVEEYEAIGGVQKAIAQTADEVYNSLSADEQEQVKNIFIRLTRLDENAVQGERRRDTRRRVGLEELIPAGDKQILTKNLLKRLAGEGARLIVVSVNSATFQEEVEVAHEALIRHWPRLITWLDENRVSLQLRETIRQAAFEWEKQQKDENYLIHRGGRLKESQELLKQSGFLNQLESEYISTCAAFHLRQEQEKINRRRRDITTILFMSGGTIITLIITSLLFKSLDLWRKGEFNEINASSLNSLALFNSHQELQSVILAIKAGKKRQTQNNIKLFFSEPLSLIHPPEPFREILEKINVGKTKQKLDQSQPRVIEALQKAVYQIKERNRLIKHEATVQTIAFSPHGQIIASGSADKTIRLWDLHGKELTVLKEHQTSITSLAFSPDGKTLASASEDGEVKIWNLADFDEKNKNLISNKTLKENLVTKISFTLDSQKLIIAGLYDVKIKDLKQLDEEGEWLIEEERNNVITSVSLRADGKILAIAKANNENFSFDGSPLKESTIEFWNLEDKPKKYTQFITAQKNTISSIVFSPDNKTLAAASIDRVVKIWDLKQLNSQPIKTLKPPSDTQDKSEDINIALDLLAFSPDGQTLAYGDNKIVQIWDLNTQKLQTSLKGHQADISSVAFSPNGGTLASAGGDNTIILWNLDGKLLNTLTGHEAAVNRLTLSSNGQFLASASDDNTVKLWDLNGKLLHTLTGHKYAVTNIAFSPDNQTLASTSNDNKIIIWNLDGTLLHKLTNNNYSLTNIAYSPGGYILASAGSDNTINLWDVNGNLLHTLKGHKYAITSIVFSHKNKIIATASKDKTIKLWNFQGELLQTLNGHQAAITNIAFSHNDKILASGSEDGTLKLWNLQGKLSSSTFKDKNHSAPITSVVFSRDDHQIIFGSADGTIRLWVKNKSLRTLTAHQAAVTSIVFDAKTNTFASTSEDNTIKYWNLNGTLLQTFRGHQAAVTSAIFHPYKRILISASRDKTIKVWKLNKIGQTLKHSDTVTSVVFSQDGKTLVSGGYDQFIKVWKLNNTEEKPQEFLFDNDIAKIILSPDGKNLIAATKGKYIISGKLQGEKPQEIELKPSDNNTVTVTSITLSPDGKIIASGSSDKTIKLWYLNGKPLKTFSNKSEVTQLAFSPDGNLLASGSQDKTIKLWDLNGNLKHTLKGHTNEVTQVVFSPKENILASGSKDKTIKLWDLNGNLLKTLSDKSEITQLAFSPDGKILASISKDKNIKLWDLNGNLLHILKGHESQVTSVVFSPDGKNLASSSKDKTIKLWDLDGRLLNTYFGHESVVTTVAFSPDGKTLASGSWDNTVRLWNVEETDLNRLLASACEWVKDYLANSDDVEGRDKKVCDDVSLSQ, translated from the coding sequence ATGAATACCTTCGAGATTATCATCCAACGCAAATCAGGAGATAGCTGGCCGATTGTGGTCGAATATAGTCGGCCGGGAACACTTTTACCATTGCGTGCAGAAGGTAATCTCCAGCTAAAGGAAACAGATTTACAACAACAAATTAGTTTACTAGGACAACCACAAAAATACGGCATACTTTTGGGTAAAGCCTTATTCCAAGATGAAATCCGTGATGCTTTTACCGCCGCAATTCGGGAGAGTGAAGATTGTTTGCGGGTTTTGCTGTTCATCGAGGCTGTTGATAAAGAACTCAGAACTCTGCGTTGGGAAAGGTTGTGCGCCCCTTTAGATGAAGGTTGGCAAATGTTAGCACTTGATCAGCGAGTGCCTTTTTCTTTGTATATTCCCGCCACCACAGACCGACGTTTCCCCCCAATTGGACGGCGAGATTTACGCGCTTTAATCTTAGTTGCTAGTCCCTCGGATTCCCAGAAGTATCAATTAGATTTGTTTGATGTGGAAGGTACTGTTAAAAGTGTGCGTTCTGCTTTGGGTGATATTCCCAGTGATGTGTTAGCAACTGTTGATGGGGCAATGGGTTTGCCAACTTTAGATGAACTCTGCACTCATTTAACAGATAGAACAAAGCAGTATACATTATTACATTTTGTCAGCCACGGTAAATTACTCGACAATGGCGAGACAGTGCTTTATTGGTCAAAGGCTGATAATACAGTTGAGCCAGTCACAGCAACACGTTTGTTAGATAGACTGCGGTTATTACGTGGCGCAAAGGGATTACCCCATTTTACCTTTCTCTGCACTTGTGAAAGCGCCCATCCAGATGCAGAGGCAGGATTAGGTGGTTTGGGACAGCGTTTGGTGCGAGATTTGGGAATGCCGGCGGTTGTCGCTATGACAGAAAAAGTTTCGGTTAAAACCGCCCAAGCTTTAGCAGAACATTTTTATAAGCAACTGCATGAGTCTGGGGAAGTTGATAAGGCGCTACAAGAGGCGGCGGCTTCCTTGGCTGAAAGGTATGATGTGACAGTGCCGGCTTTGTTTAGTCGGTTGGGTGGTAGACCGTTATTTAGTGACCAACTCGATAGAGATTTGACAGCCGCAGAAATCGAGTTTGGTCTGAAACAATTAGAAAAATTATTGTTAGAGCGATCGCCTACACTATACCCCAAACTCCACAACCCATCCCAAAAATTAACCGATACTTTCGGCACAGATATCACCACTTTAAGTCCCCAAACGAAACAAGAACGAGAACAATCGTTAGTCGAAGTCAATAACTTGGCGCTGGAAGTCTTGGACTTGAGTTTTAATGCGGTGGCGTTGAATAAGCAATTACCAGCCTACGATAGCCGTTGTCCGTTTTTGGGTTTGTATCCTTTCCGCCAACAAAACCGCGAGTTCTTTTTTGGGCGAGAACAATTAATTACCCAACTACAACAAAAACTAAGTGAACATAACTTTTTGGCGGTGTTGGGTGCATCGGGGAGTGGTAAATCATCCGTTGTCTTGGCGGGGTTAATTCCCACTTTGCAAGAAAAACAGCCTGATTTAGTCTTGGCTTATCTCACCCCCAACAATAACCCCAGCGAACAACTACAAGCTAGTTTATCGGCGGTGCAGAATCAACCATCAATTATTGTAGTTGACCAATTTGAAGAACTATTCACCCTGTGTAGTGACGAAACTCAGCGCCAAGAGTTTATTCAAAAATTATTGAGTTTGACTCAGCAACAGCCTGTAATTGTCACCATGCGGGCAGATTTTTGGGGTGAATGTGCAACTTATCGTCCACTCAAAGAGTTGATGGAGTCTCACCAAAAATTAATCGGGCCGATGGACTCGGCGGAATTGCGAAAAGCAATGGAATTACAAGCCGCACAAGTAGGGTTACGTTTTGAAGCTGGGTTGAGCAATAACATTTTAGATGATGTGCAAGGCGAACCAGGGGCAATGCCCTTATTGCAACACGCCTTGTTAGAGTTATGGAAACGGCGACATGGACGGTGGCTGCGCGTTGAGGAATATGAAGCCATTGGGGGTGTACAGAAAGCGATCGCCCAAACTGCCGATGAAGTTTACAATAGTTTGTCAGCCGACGAACAAGAACAAGTTAAAAATATCTTTATTCGGTTAACTCGCTTAGACGAAAACGCCGTCCAAGGTGAAAGGCGCAGAGATACACGCCGCCGCGTTGGGTTAGAAGAATTAATTCCCGCCGGAGACAAGCAAATATTAACCAAAAATCTCCTCAAGCGGTTAGCTGGTGAAGGTGCGCGACTGATAGTAGTTAGTGTTAATTCAGCCACATTTCAAGAAGAAGTCGAAGTCGCCCACGAAGCCTTAATTCGCCATTGGCCAAGGTTAATTACTTGGTTAGATGAAAATCGTGTGAGTTTGCAACTGCGCGAAACAATTCGCCAAGCAGCCTTTGAGTGGGAAAAACAACAAAAAGACGAAAATTATCTCATTCATCGCGGCGGTAGATTAAAAGAATCCCAAGAACTTTTAAAACAATCAGGCTTTTTAAATCAACTCGAATCAGAATATATCTCTACTTGTGCAGCATTTCACTTACGCCAAGAACAAGAAAAAATTAATCGTCGCCGTCGTGATATTACCACCATCCTTTTCATGAGTGGCGGGACAATAATTACTTTAATTATTACAAGTTTGTTATTCAAATCATTAGACCTATGGCGCAAAGGAGAATTTAATGAAATCAATGCCAGTAGTTTAAATTCTTTGGCGCTGTTTAATTCTCATCAAGAGTTACAATCAGTCATCTTAGCAATTAAGGCAGGCAAAAAACGACAGACACAAAACAACATTAAACTGTTCTTTTCCGAACCGTTATCACTGATTCATCCGCCTGAACCATTCAGAGAAATCCTAGAAAAAATCAATGTCGGCAAGACCAAGCAAAAACTCGATCAATCACAACCCAGAGTCATAGAAGCTTTGCAAAAAGCTGTATATCAAATTAAAGAACGCAATCGCCTAATTAAACATGAGGCTACTGTTCAAACAATTGCCTTCAGCCCGCATGGCCAAATTATCGCCTCCGGTAGTGCCGATAAAACTATTAGGCTTTGGGATTTACATGGTAAAGAATTAACAGTTCTCAAAGAACATCAAACTAGTATTACAAGTCTTGCCTTTAGCCCCGATGGTAAAACTCTTGCTTCTGCTAGTGAAGATGGTGAGGTAAAAATCTGGAATTTGGCAGATTTTGATGAGAAAAATAAAAATTTAATTTCAAATAAAACTTTAAAAGAAAATCTTGTTACAAAAATCAGTTTTACCCTTGATAGCCAAAAGTTAATTATTGCTGGTTTATATGATGTCAAAATCAAGGATTTAAAGCAACTGGATGAAGAAGGAGAATGGCTGATAGAGGAAGAAAGAAATAACGTTATTACAAGTGTGTCCTTACGCGCAGATGGTAAGATATTAGCAATTGCCAAGGCAAATAATGAAAATTTTAGTTTCGATGGTAGTCCTCTGAAAGAGAGTACTATAGAATTTTGGAATTTAGAAGATAAACCCAAAAAATATACCCAATTTATTACAGCCCAGAAAAATACAATTTCCAGTATAGTTTTTAGTCCTGACAATAAAACTTTAGCTGCTGCAAGTATTGATCGTGTAGTGAAAATTTGGGATTTAAAGCAGTTAAATAGTCAGCCAATAAAAACCTTAAAGCCGCCTAGTGATACTCAGGATAAAAGTGAAGATATTAATATAGCTCTAGACTTATTAGCCTTCAGCCCAGATGGTCAAACTCTGGCTTATGGTGATAATAAAATTGTTCAAATATGGGATTTAAATACTCAAAAATTACAAACTAGTTTAAAGGGTCATCAAGCTGATATCTCTAGTGTTGCTTTTAGCCCTAATGGCGGAACCCTAGCCTCAGCAGGTGGAGACAATACTATTATTCTCTGGAATTTAGATGGCAAACTTTTAAATACTCTTACAGGACATGAAGCCGCCGTTAATCGTCTGACGCTCAGTTCTAATGGTCAATTTTTAGCTTCTGCCAGTGATGATAATACAGTCAAACTCTGGGATTTGAATGGCAAACTTTTACATACATTAACAGGACACAAATATGCAGTCACCAATATTGCATTCAGCCCCGATAATCAAACTTTAGCTTCTACCAGTAATGATAATAAAATCATTATCTGGAATTTAGATGGCACATTATTACATAAACTGACAAACAATAACTATTCACTAACCAATATTGCCTATAGTCCTGGTGGTTATATCTTAGCTTCTGCTGGTAGTGATAATACTATTAATCTTTGGGATGTAAACGGTAATTTATTGCATACCCTCAAAGGTCATAAATATGCAATTACCAGTATTGTTTTTAGTCACAAAAATAAAATTATCGCTACAGCCAGCAAAGACAAAACCATTAAACTCTGGAATTTTCAAGGCGAGTTACTACAAACGCTAAACGGTCATCAAGCAGCCATTACAAACATTGCTTTTAGCCACAATGATAAAATTTTGGCTTCTGGTAGCGAAGATGGCACACTGAAGCTTTGGAATTTACAGGGTAAACTATCATCATCAACTTTTAAAGATAAAAATCATTCAGCGCCTATTACAAGTGTAGTTTTTAGTCGTGATGATCATCAGATTATCTTTGGCAGTGCAGATGGTACTATTAGACTTTGGGTGAAGAATAAAAGTTTGCGTACATTAACAGCCCATCAAGCAGCCGTGACTAGCATTGTTTTTGATGCCAAAACTAACACTTTTGCATCTACAAGCGAAGATAATACAATTAAATATTGGAATTTAAATGGGACACTGCTACAAACCTTCCGAGGACATCAAGCCGCAGTCACTAGTGCTATTTTTCATCCTTATAAAAGAATACTGATTAGTGCTAGTAGAGATAAAACTATTAAAGTTTGGAAGCTGAACAAAATTGGGCAAACTCTCAAGCACTCAGACACAGTTACAAGTGTTGTTTTTAGTCAGGATGGCAAAACTTTAGTTTCTGGTGGTTATGATCAATTCATTAAAGTTTGGAAATTAAATAATACGGAAGAAAAGCCACAAGAATTCCTTTTTGACAATGATATTGCCAAAATAATCTTGTCTCCTGATGGGAAAAACTTAATTGCGGCTACTAAGGGAAAATATATAATTTCAGGGAAGTTACAGGGTGAAAAACCACAAGAAATAGAATTAAAGCCAAGTGATAATAATACAGTTACAGTGACTAGCATTACTCTCAGCCCTGACGGTAAAATAATTGCCTCTGGTAGTAGCGATAAAACTATCAAACTTTGGTATTTAAATGGTAAGCCGTTGAAAACATTTTCAAATAAAAGTGAAGTTACACAACTAGCCTTTAGTCCTGATGGTAATCTCTTAGCTTCAGGTAGTCAGGATAAAACCATCAAACTTTGGGATTTAAATGGTAATCTTAAGCACACCCTTAAAGGACATACAAATGAAGTTACACAAGTTGTATTTAGTCCCAAGGAAAATATTCTAGCTTCTGGTAGTAAAGATAAAACTATCAAACTTTGGGATTTAAATGGTAATCTGTTGAAAACATTGTCAGATAAAAGTGAAATTACACAACTAGCCTTTAGCCCTGATGGTAAAATCCTCGCCTCTATTAGTAAGGATAAAAATATCAAACTCTGGGATTTAAATGGTAATCTCTTGCATATCTTAAAAGGACATGAATCTCAGGTAACAAGTGTAGTCTTCAGTCCTGATGGTAAAAATTTGGCTTCTAGTAGTAAGGATAAAACTATCAAACTTTGGGATTTAGATGGTCGTCTGTTAAACACATATTTTGGACATGAGTCTGTCGTCACAACTGTAGCCTTTAGTCCCGATGGCAAAACTTTGGCTTCTGGTAGTTGGGATAATACTGTGCGATTGTGGAATGTGGAAGAAACTGATTTAAATAGGTTGCTTGCCAGTGCTTGTGAATGGGTAAAAGATTACTTGGCTAATAGCGATGATGTAGAAGGTAGGGACAAAAAAGTTTGTGATGACGTTTCCCTATCTCAATAA
- a CDS encoding zinc-dependent metalloprotease produces the protein MKHWIAKLAICIIFLYNFFCNNSWAIANQLSEPNPQEINSIPGVENLVDTSDFGEKKPAETQPSQPIEKGIIKQAGLFTTYQDTESGKVYLAIKPEQLNKSYLATITLESGIGESGIYSGLPLADFLFYWRRVKDNLHFVVQNVKFRIKSGEAEQRSLTRSFSDSVLYSVAIDSIEPSTNSLVIDLEELLMQDFSGLAPLLKYYLQAEYHFDKTKSYFGDVQSFLDNVEIDSIYGFSSPEGANLTTLPDSRALSLKVHYSFSQLPENNGYIPRIADDRVGYFITAFQDFSPDHLQEPFVRYINRWHLEPSDPNAPLSPPKKPIVFWIENAVPPIYRDAIREGVLMWNKAFEKAGFQNAVEVRQMPDDAEWHPADVRYNTIRWFNSLDAGFARGPMRVNPLTGEILDADIIVDANMVRSVQQEYHALIEASSMCQGEGSGSATLTNRGQGAGGRGAGETRGTRETRETRKIRERSFYLVFPHSPLPTPHSQDTETCYGTESTEQVAMGALALSLLQNTKPNSEMMKEYVHQYLRSVIAHEVGHTLGLRHNFHGSTMLAPQELNNPEITQSKGLTGSVMDYLPVNIAPQGVPQGEYFPSVVGPYDEWAIAYGYKKLPDVEGEIVTPETEKSFLEAIALASPQPELSYATDEDIRDINPLANVWDISSDVLVYSQWQMDNARVMWQRLDEGYLPKGESYSSLRVLFNRVLRYYFRNASLLSQYIGGQSFRRLHAGDEISWAFVPVSLTQQRQALAKLQEYVFAEDAFSFSPQLLNQLAPSRWQHWGSPIHHTRLDYPIHDRILSFQSAILRSLLDSDRINRLRDVELKAQPGQALSLPELFDTLQTGIWTEIFTPEPPKSISSIRRSLQQEHLNILLEMLLKTHDELEDSRTLAWYELRQLQTAIDSKLKEFGETLDIYTIAHLEFAGDRISKALNSQLLSKSY, from the coding sequence ATGAAACACTGGATCGCCAAATTAGCAATCTGCATAATATTTCTATATAACTTTTTCTGCAATAATAGTTGGGCAATTGCCAATCAACTTTCAGAACCAAATCCTCAAGAAATAAATTCAATTCCAGGAGTAGAAAATTTAGTAGATACTAGTGATTTTGGCGAAAAGAAACCAGCAGAAACACAGCCATCTCAGCCTATAGAGAAAGGGATAATTAAACAAGCGGGACTATTCACAACTTATCAAGACACAGAATCTGGCAAAGTTTATTTAGCAATTAAGCCAGAACAGCTAAATAAAAGTTATCTCGCTACAATTACTTTAGAATCTGGGATTGGGGAAAGTGGGATTTATAGTGGATTACCTTTAGCTGATTTTTTGTTTTATTGGCGGCGTGTCAAGGATAATTTGCATTTCGTAGTTCAGAATGTCAAATTTCGGATAAAATCAGGTGAAGCTGAACAGCGATCGCTAACTCGTTCCTTCAGTGATTCAGTACTTTATTCTGTGGCAATTGATAGTATTGAACCAAGCACAAACAGTCTAGTTATTGACCTAGAAGAACTGTTAATGCAGGATTTTTCCGGTTTAGCACCTTTATTAAAATACTATTTACAAGCTGAATATCACTTTGATAAAACTAAATCTTATTTTGGTGATGTGCAGAGTTTTTTGGATAATGTTGAAATTGATTCTATTTATGGTTTTTCCTCACCAGAAGGGGCAAATTTAACAACATTGCCAGACAGTCGCGCCTTGAGTTTAAAAGTACATTATAGTTTTTCCCAACTACCAGAAAATAACGGCTATATTCCCAGAATTGCTGATGACCGAGTAGGTTATTTTATTACTGCCTTCCAAGATTTTTCGCCAGATCATCTGCAAGAACCATTTGTCCGTTACATTAATCGTTGGCATTTAGAACCATCCGACCCTAACGCACCTTTATCTCCACCGAAAAAACCGATTGTATTTTGGATTGAAAATGCTGTTCCACCAATATACCGAGATGCCATTCGAGAAGGCGTTTTAATGTGGAATAAAGCCTTTGAAAAAGCAGGATTTCAAAATGCTGTTGAAGTGCGACAAATGCCAGATGATGCTGAATGGCATCCCGCAGACGTGCGTTACAACACTATTCGCTGGTTCAACTCTTTAGATGCTGGCTTTGCTAGGGGGCCAATGCGCGTAAACCCCCTCACAGGCGAAATCTTAGACGCAGATATTATTGTTGATGCCAACATGGTGCGCTCAGTTCAACAAGAATATCATGCACTGATCGAGGCTTCATCAATGTGTCAGGGAGAAGGCAGTGGTTCGGCTACGCTCACCAACCGGGGGCAGGGGGCAGGGGGCAGGGGTGCAGGGGAGACAAGGGGGACAAGGGAGACAAGGGAGACAAGGAAGATAAGGGAGAGGTCTTTCTACCTTGTCTTCCCCCACTCCCCACTCCCCACTCCCCACTCCCAAGACACAGAGACTTGTTACGGCACAGAGTCCACTGAACAAGTTGCTATGGGGGCGTTAGCATTATCGCTGCTGCAAAATACCAAGCCCAATAGTGAAATGATGAAGGAGTATGTTCATCAATACTTGCGTTCTGTTATTGCCCATGAGGTGGGACATACTCTGGGTTTGCGGCACAATTTTCATGGCAGCACAATGTTAGCGCCGCAAGAATTAAATAACCCAGAAATCACCCAAAGCAAAGGTTTAACAGGTTCGGTGATGGACTATTTGCCTGTGAATATTGCCCCTCAAGGAGTGCCGCAAGGTGAGTATTTTCCGAGTGTAGTCGGCCCTTATGATGAATGGGCAATTGCTTATGGTTACAAAAAACTACCTGATGTCGAGGGTGAAATAGTTACGCCGGAAACTGAAAAAAGCTTTTTAGAAGCAATTGCCTTAGCATCACCGCAACCAGAATTGTCTTACGCCACTGACGAAGATATCCGCGACATTAACCCGTTAGCGAATGTTTGGGATATAAGCAGTGATGTGTTGGTGTATTCTCAATGGCAAATGGACAACGCCCGTGTGATGTGGCAACGTCTGGATGAGGGTTATTTACCCAAGGGAGAAAGTTATAGTAGCTTGCGGGTGTTGTTTAATAGAGTGCTGAGATATTATTTCCGCAATGCCAGCTTACTTTCTCAATATATTGGTGGGCAGTCATTTCGGCGGCTTCATGCTGGTGATGAGATTTCTTGGGCTTTTGTACCCGTTTCCCTAACCCAACAACGTCAAGCATTAGCCAAGCTGCAAGAATATGTGTTTGCGGAAGATGCTTTTAGTTTCTCACCGCAATTGTTAAATCAACTTGCACCGTCGCGCTGGCAACATTGGGGTAGTCCCATACATCATACTCGTCTTGATTATCCAATTCACGATCGCATTCTCAGTTTTCAGAGTGCCATATTAAGATCGCTGTTAGATAGCGATCGCATCAATCGTCTGCGGGATGTAGAATTAAAAGCTCAACCTGGACAAGCACTGTCTTTACCAGAATTATTTGATACCCTGCAAACAGGTATTTGGACAGAAATTTTCACCCCAGAACCACCAAAATCAATATCTAGCATTCGCCGTTCCCTACAACAAGAACACCTGAACATCTTGTTAGAGATGCTGTTGAAGACTCATGATGAATTAGAAGATAGCCGCACACTAGCTTGGTATGAATTGCGACAACTGCAAACAGCCATTGATAGCAAGCTGAAAGAATTTGGCGAAACATTAGATATTTACACAATAGCTCATTTAGAATTTGCAGGCGATCGCATTAGCAAAGCCTTAAATTCCCAGTTGCTTTCCAAGAGTTATTGA
- a CDS encoding PHP domain-containing protein — MVMNCTRTSTSCELLKQVFQKIDAQSCPRFFNFHMHTVYSDGKLEPSALMEQAIAIGLKGLAITDHHNIGGYLAAKAWLEDWKWNNPDSNIPDLWSGTEINANLLDNEVHILAYAFEPNHSSIKPYLQRHAVTGREYEAINVIAAIHEAGGLAVLAHPARYRRSHFDLIAAAAEQGIDGVESFYAYNNPNPWKPSHKESEQVQQLAIEYGLFNTCGTDTHGLNLLQRL; from the coding sequence ATGGTGATGAATTGTACGCGGACATCGACTTCTTGCGAACTTTTAAAACAAGTATTCCAGAAGATAGATGCCCAAAGTTGTCCGAGATTCTTTAATTTTCATATGCACACTGTCTATTCTGACGGGAAGTTAGAGCCAAGTGCATTGATGGAACAAGCGATCGCAATTGGCTTAAAAGGATTAGCGATTACTGATCATCACAATATTGGTGGCTATTTAGCTGCAAAAGCTTGGTTAGAAGACTGGAAGTGGAACAATCCTGATAGTAATATTCCTGATTTGTGGAGTGGTACAGAAATTAATGCCAACCTCTTAGATAATGAGGTTCACATTTTGGCTTACGCTTTTGAACCAAATCACTCTAGTATTAAACCTTACTTGCAAAGACACGCTGTCACTGGTAGAGAATATGAAGCAATTAACGTGATTGCAGCGATTCATGAAGCTGGTGGATTAGCGGTTTTAGCACACCCCGCACGTTATCGGCGATCGCATTTTGATTTAATTGCGGCGGCGGCGGAACAAGGAATTGATGGTGTAGAAAGTTTCTACGCTTATAATAACCCCAACCCTTGGAAACCAAGTCACAAAGAATCAGAACAAGTGCAACAGTTAGCTATTGAATATGGCTTATTTAATACCTGTGGTACTGATACTCATGGTTTAAATTTACTCCAGCGATTGTAA
- the purM gene encoding phosphoribosylformylglycinamidine cyclo-ligase — protein MDYRDAGVDVEAGRAFVDQIRNLVQSTFRPEVLGGLGGFGGCFQLPTGYKEPVLVSGTDGVGTKLKIAQTLNCHDTVGIDLVAMCVNDVLTSGAEPLFFLDYVATGKLDKEQLTQVVAGIATGCKLAGCALLGGETAEMPGFYQVGEYDLAGFCVGIVEKSQMLDGSQVQVGDVAIALASAGIHSNGVSLVRKIISDGGFAWSDTPELLGGETIGETFLKPTRIYVKPVLAARQAGLEIHGMAHITGGGLPENLPRCLGKNQAIKINPNSWQIPAPFQWLAEVGAVSNEAMFNTFNMGIGFVLLVPPQQVEQTITFFTSQNLSAFAIGEVISGTGTLEGLV, from the coding sequence ATGGATTATCGGGATGCAGGGGTTGATGTTGAGGCTGGTAGAGCCTTTGTTGATCAAATTCGCAATTTAGTTCAAAGTACTTTTCGGCCAGAAGTACTCGGTGGACTAGGTGGTTTTGGCGGATGCTTTCAACTCCCCACAGGTTACAAGGAACCCGTGTTGGTTTCGGGAACTGATGGTGTTGGTACAAAGCTAAAAATTGCCCAAACTCTCAACTGTCATGACACCGTGGGAATTGATTTAGTGGCTATGTGCGTCAATGACGTGCTGACATCTGGTGCAGAACCCCTGTTTTTTTTAGATTATGTAGCAACAGGTAAATTAGATAAAGAACAGTTGACACAGGTAGTAGCAGGTATAGCTACTGGCTGTAAATTGGCTGGTTGTGCTTTATTAGGCGGAGAAACAGCAGAAATGCCCGGTTTTTACCAAGTCGGAGAATATGACTTGGCTGGGTTTTGTGTGGGAATTGTCGAAAAAAGTCAGATGTTGGATGGTTCCCAAGTGCAAGTGGGGGATGTAGCGATCGCACTTGCTAGTGCTGGTATACATAGTAATGGTGTCAGTTTAGTCCGTAAAATTATTAGTGATGGTGGTTTTGCTTGGAGCGACACCCCAGAATTATTAGGTGGCGAAACCATCGGTGAAACTTTTCTCAAACCAACTCGCATTTATGTCAAACCAGTCCTCGCCGCCCGTCAAGCTGGTTTAGAAATTCATGGAATGGCGCATATTACAGGCGGTGGTTTACCAGAAAACTTACCCAGATGTTTAGGTAAAAATCAAGCAATTAAAATTAACCCCAACAGTTGGCAAATTCCCGCCCCATTTCAATGGTTAGCTGAAGTCGGTGCAGTCAGCAACGAAGCCATGTTTAATACTTTCAATATGGGGATTGGATTTGTACTCTTAGTTCCACCCCAGCAAGTAGAGCAAACAATTACCTTTTTTACATCACAAAATCTTTCCGCCTTCGCAATTGGCGAAGTAATTTCCGGCACAGGTACTCTGGAGGGATTGGTTTAG